The Thalassophryne amazonica chromosome 6, fThaAma1.1, whole genome shotgun sequence genome includes a region encoding these proteins:
- the arhgef3l gene encoding rho guanine nucleotide exchange factor (GEF) 3, like codes for MDTEETETRTSWSAVQEETHCICDHAGKKRKQDSGLAPVIRILEDDEEEEGCEMMSDHTQDAEEPSNKRVKPVVKSNSLTGIITPVKTPALKRIGQSISRSISFRTEARPLPPALRARTKASSFPRRRNSQCWSDTVESHDLTAKEIKRQEVIYELTQGEKQLIDDLSLVKKVYYEPMLKLDIMTESELGQIFGTLDSLIPLHQDLLTRLERLRGQENTVGEVGPTLLNWFPCLEAYITYCCNQVGAKALLDQKKHGKRVEHFLRLCQESSFSRKLDLWNFLDLPRSRLVKYPLLLKEIQKCTPADHPDEDTLPDALELIQSIVAEVNSKTGEAECQFYRRGLTYLEEGQRLPEIQQSRFLYCHGELKNNKGQRLHVFLFELAFVLTRPGEDKDGAQVFQVYRQPLPNALLNLEEIPDGEATGGSTFRGAFTGGNDKVKNCFRVSSRGRSKAHSHSLQANDSFSKQQWITCLRQAIVQSRDRDAQSSQPQLSSHPDPALYHIAELSLSSDTEMADFTSR; via the exons ATGGACACGGAGGAGACTGAAACGAGGACCTCGTG GTCTGCGGTGCAAGAAGAGACTCATTGTATCTGTGACCATGCTGGG aaAAAGAGAAAGCAAGACTCAGGTCTTGCTCCTGTGATCAGGATTCTGGAG GATGATGAGGAAGAGGAAGGGTGTGAGATGATGTCGGATCACACGCAGGATGCAGAG GAGCCAAGTAACAAAAGGGTTAAACCTGTGGTGAAGTCCAACAGCCTGACAGGCATCATCACTCCGGTGAAGACGCCTGCCCTGAAACGCATCGGACAGTCCATTTCG CGGTCCATTAGCTTTCGTACTGAGGCACGACCTTTGCCCCCGGCTCTACGTGCTCGCACAAAGGCCTCGTCGTTTCCACGAAGGCGCAACAGCCAGTGCTGGAGTGACACGGTGGAAAGTCACGACCTCACGGCAAAGGAGATCAAACGCCAAGAG GTGATTTATGAGCTGACTCAAGGAGAGAAACAACTCATTGATGACCTGAGTTTGGTCAAAAAG GTGTACTATGAGCCCATGCTTAAACTGGACATCATGACTGAGAGTGAGCTTGGACAAATCTTTGGTACTCTGGATTCTCTCATTCCCCTCCATCAAG ATCTTCTGACTCGTCTCGAGCGGCTGCGGGGACAAGAGAACACTGTGGGGGAGGTCGGCCCCACTCTGTTGAATTGG TTCCCTTGCTTGGAGGCCTACATTACatactgctgtaaccaggttgggGCCAAAGCGCTTCTAGACCAAAAAAAGCATGGAAAAAGAGTGGAACACTTCCTGCGCCTCTGTCAGGAATCGTCCTTTAGTAGGAAACTTGACCTCTGGAACTTCCTGGATCTCCCCAGATCCCGTCTCGTCAAATACCCCCTGTTGCTGAAAGAAATTCAGAAGTGCACTCCTGCCGATCACCCCGATGAGGACACGCTGCCTGATGCT CTGGAGCTGATCCAGAGCATCGTGGCAGAGGTGAACAGTAAGACTGGGGAAGCAGAGTGTCAGTTCTACAGACGGGGCCTGACGTACCTCGAAGAGGGCCAGAGACTCCCTGAGATCCAGCAGTCTCGCTTCCTGTACTGCCACGGAGAACTGAAGAACAACAAGGGCCAG CGCCTGCATGTATTCCTGTTTGAGCTGGCCTTCGTGTTGACCAGACCAGGGGAGGACAAAGATGGAGCTCAGGTGTTCCAGGTCTATAGACAGCCTCTGCCCAATGCCCTCCTCAATCTGGAGGAGATCCCAGATGGAGAAGCCACAGGAGGCAGCACATTTAGGGGAGCATTCACTGGAGGAAATGATAAAG tgaagaactgtttccgtGTGAGCAGCAGAGGGCGCTCCAAAGCCCACTCCCACAGTCTGCAGGCCAATGACTCCTTTAGCAAGCAGCAATGGATCACCTGTCTGCGCCAAGCCATTGTGCAGTCACGAGATAGGGATGCTCAGAGCAGCCAACCACAGCTGTCCTCCCACCCGGATCCCGCCCTTTATCACATAGCAGAGCTCAGCCTCAGCTCAGACACAGAGATGGCAGACTTCACGAGTCGCTGA